TGTAACTTATTGTTGAGAATGGTATAAAACAGGGGATACCATTCTTCAGTGCTTTTTTCTGCATAGGATTTGTGTAAGGAAATGAAAGCTTCCTGAACCAGATCCATGGCAATACCATGATGACCTTGAGTCGCACTTTCCATCATCACCAAAGCACGCCCAGTCACATCCTGCATGAAATTCTTCAGACGTGCTTCAGCCGTACTCTTCAGAATACTTACATCGTGTGTTTGCAACTGTTTTGGTGCTAAATCCATAGAGATGGAAAATCCTGTCATTGGACACCCACCATTATTCCCAAGTTCATAATCATATAACGTTGGGAATCCTGGTTTGGTTGACAATTAAGTTTATTATTTTTGTAGTTTAATCTATTTTATACACGGGCAGGGTCGTATTAAAACACTGTAACCTAAATCCCTAATTAGATACGTTGACGTACCATTTCAAAAAAACAGATCGAACCCGCAATGGCGACATTCAGTGATTCCTGACCCCCAGGTTGCGGAATGCTCACGGCTTCAGCATGTTGCATCGCATAATCAGACACGCCTTGGCCTTCATTGCCCAGAATCCACACGCAAGATTTACGTAAGTCTTTTGAATATAGGCTTTCAGCACGGTGTGAGCTGGTTACATAAACAGGGATTTGAAATTGCTCAAGAATTTGTTCAAGCGAAATATTTTCAAAGGTTTGCAGTGTGAAATGTGCACCCATACCGGCACGTAATACGCGTGGAGACCAGAGCGATGCAGAACCTTTGGTACACACAATTTGTTCAATACCGGCAGCAGCAGCAGAGCGAAGCAGGGTGCCTACATTACCCGGATCCTGTACATTTTCCAGAATCAAAGTGTCTGCTTTAAAATCCAATGCATAATTTGCTGTTGGTAAAGTCACCACAGCTAAACAGGCTAAAGATGTTCCTAAGGTGCTTAAATCTTTGTATAAAGACTCGCTTAGAACAAAGACCATACCTGTGTATTTTGCGAGAATTTTCTCGAAATCAGGATGTGAAAGTGCATGTTCAGTAGTGAAAATAGAATCAATTTTACGGTTTTCATGTAGCCAGGCAAGAGACAGATGCGTGCCTTCTAAAACCGTTTGACCTTGTTTTTTACGATAAGTATTTTGTTCGATTAAACCACGTAAGTGTTTAATCTTTGGATTGTCTTTTGAATCAAGAAAAAAAGTTGGCATGGGAGATATAATCCACGGCAGCCGATTCAATATCGACTACCGCTATAAAAATTAGTTGTGGTAGCTGGTCACAAGATCAACTTCGTTTTTAGAACCAATGATCACTGGCACACGTTGATGTAGATCTGTCGGTTCGATCTCAAGAATACGCACACGACCTGTAGTTGATGCACCGTCAGCCTGTTCCATGAGCATGCTCATTGGGTTAGCTTCATACATTAAACGCAGACGGCCAGCTTTAGCCGGATCTTTAAGGTCATATGGATACATGAAGATACCGCTACGGCAAAGAATACGGTGAATGTCGCCCACCATACAAGCAACCCAACGCATATTGAAGTCTTTTTCACGCGGACCGGTTTTGCCTGCTAACAATTCATCGATATAACGCTGTACTGGTGCTTCCCAATGACGTTGATTCGACGCATTGATCGCATATTCTTTAGTATCTGCAGCTACCTGAATTGCTTCAGAAGTCAGCAGGAATTCTTGAGTCTCAGGGTCATAGGTAAAGAACACCACGCCTGCGCCGACCGTCAATGCCAACATGGTTGACGGGCCATAAAGCACATAACCTGCAGCTACCTGATGAACACCGGCTTGCATAAAGTCTTCTGCCTGAGTCACAGCATTCTTCGCAGGAAGAATCGAGAAAATAGTACCAACACACATATTGATGTCGATATTGCTTGAACCGTCTAATGGATCGAACAATACCAGAAATTGACCATTTTCTTGTGCAGGGGTGAATTCATCCAGTTCTTCTGAGGCCAAACCACCCACATTTGGATGTTGCTGCAAGGCATCAATCAAATAGTCATTAGAAATGACATCCAGCTTCTTTTGCTCTTCGCCTTGAACGTTTTCATGCTGTGCACTTCCCAATACACCCGCTAAAGCACCTTTTTGCAGTAATTGATCAATGTCTTTGCAAGTGTTTGCAATCGTTTCAATAACTTGTGCAAGTTCAGGTGTGAGATTCCCGCTTTGTTGTTGTAAAAACTGGGATAAAGTGCGGTATGACATAGGGGAAACTCCAAAACTTAAATCGGGAAAAAATGATCAAAACGATATGCGGCTATATTTTAGATGAGAACGTACTAAAAGAAAAATTAAACTGGATTATTTGTATCGATTTTGCCCTTGCAACTCCTGCGGAAAGTGCTATGTTGAAGAC
The nucleotide sequence above comes from Acinetobacter lwoffii. Encoded proteins:
- a CDS encoding TrmH family RNA methyltransferase; amino-acid sequence: MPTFFLDSKDNPKIKHLRGLIEQNTYRKKQGQTVLEGTHLSLAWLHENRKIDSIFTTEHALSHPDFEKILAKYTGMVFVLSESLYKDLSTLGTSLACLAVVTLPTANYALDFKADTLILENVQDPGNVGTLLRSAAAAGIEQIVCTKGSASLWSPRVLRAGMGAHFTLQTFENISLEQILEQFQIPVYVTSSHRAESLYSKDLRKSCVWILGNEGQGVSDYAMQHAEAVSIPQPGGQESLNVAIAGSICFFEMVRQRI
- a CDS encoding class 1 fructose-bisphosphatase; protein product: MSYRTLSQFLQQQSGNLTPELAQVIETIANTCKDIDQLLQKGALAGVLGSAQHENVQGEEQKKLDVISNDYLIDALQQHPNVGGLASEELDEFTPAQENGQFLVLFDPLDGSSNIDINMCVGTIFSILPAKNAVTQAEDFMQAGVHQVAAGYVLYGPSTMLALTVGAGVVFFTYDPETQEFLLTSEAIQVAADTKEYAINASNQRHWEAPVQRYIDELLAGKTGPREKDFNMRWVACMVGDIHRILCRSGIFMYPYDLKDPAKAGRLRLMYEANPMSMLMEQADGASTTGRVRILEIEPTDLHQRVPVIIGSKNEVDLVTSYHN